A window of Choristoneura fumiferana chromosome 8, NRCan_CFum_1, whole genome shotgun sequence contains these coding sequences:
- the LOC141430555 gene encoding uncharacterized protein isoform X1, whose amino-acid sequence MLMFVQILSDPPGGCRIIELTNQDVAELVKTFTSFRFEVDVHTDLTCSQLDQKCQEFFQRDFRQYGAVVVMVLSFDGTNGQLSALDGRFSESIILRHLTDYLNPTLHAKPKIYITEANRTGPVVFMNRQFQHSLPLEEHHQDVLSFHLPCNYYGTIKRRPLLLLCDNINSMADTSDFVSILKKTVEDATKTIGLFEDVPIELSNTLSKEMRLAKS is encoded by the exons ATGCTGATGTTCGTGCAAATTTTGAGTGATCCGCCTGGTGGCTGCAGAATAATAGAATTGACTAACCAAGACGTAGCTGAACTTGTAAAAACTTTCACAAGTTTTAGATTTGAAGTTGATGTCCACACGGATTTAACTTGCAGCCAATTAGATCAGAAATGTCAAGAAT TTTTTCAACGAGATTTCCGCCAGTATGGAGCAGTTGTGGTGATGGTGCTCTCATTCGATGGAACAAACGGACAACTATCAGCGCTGGATGGACGGTTCTCAGAGTCAATTATACTGCGACACTTAACGGATTACTTAAACCCGACGTTGCACGCCAAGCCGAAGATATACATTACTGAG GCTAACAGAACGGGTCCTGTAGTTTTTATGAACCGTCAATTTCAACATTCTTTGCCTTTGGAGGAACATCATCAAGATGTCTTAAGTTTTCATTTACCATGCAATTATTATGGGACTAT TAAGCGCCGTCCGCTGTTGCTGCTCTGCGACAATATAAACAGCATGGCAGACACAAGTGACTTTGTGAGTATATTGAAGAAAACGGTGGAAGATGCTACTAAGACCATTGGTTTATTTGAAGATGTACCTATTGAATTAAGTAACACTTTGTCTAAAGAGATGAGACTGGCAAAATCTTAA
- the LOC141430555 gene encoding uncharacterized protein isoform X2 — protein MKYKQFTLLTRIDYPKVAIFQRDFRQYGAVVVMVLSFDGTNGQLSALDGRFSESIILRHLTDYLNPTLHAKPKIYITEANRTGPVVFMNRQFQHSLPLEEHHQDVLSFHLPCNYYGTIKRRPLLLLCDNINSMADTSDFVSILKKTVEDATKTIGLFEDVPIELSNTLSKEMRLAKS, from the exons atgaaatataaacaatttactttgctcacccgcataGACTACcctaaggtcgcga TTTTTCAACGAGATTTCCGCCAGTATGGAGCAGTTGTGGTGATGGTGCTCTCATTCGATGGAACAAACGGACAACTATCAGCGCTGGATGGACGGTTCTCAGAGTCAATTATACTGCGACACTTAACGGATTACTTAAACCCGACGTTGCACGCCAAGCCGAAGATATACATTACTGAG GCTAACAGAACGGGTCCTGTAGTTTTTATGAACCGTCAATTTCAACATTCTTTGCCTTTGGAGGAACATCATCAAGATGTCTTAAGTTTTCATTTACCATGCAATTATTATGGGACTAT TAAGCGCCGTCCGCTGTTGCTGCTCTGCGACAATATAAACAGCATGGCAGACACAAGTGACTTTGTGAGTATATTGAAGAAAACGGTGGAAGATGCTACTAAGACCATTGGTTTATTTGAAGATGTACCTATTGAATTAAGTAACACTTTGTCTAAAGAGATGAGACTGGCAAAATCTTAA